ACTTGCAAGAACCTCTGTAAGATTAGAATTAGCGCCCGGTTTTCGTTCCAACTATGTTGGTTTTCGAGTACTTCGTGAAAATTAATTTTAGTCAGCTTTTCTAAGCTTATATGAAGGAGCGATTAACGCTCCTTTTTTGTCTCTAAAGACAATGTACTTTTCTTTTTAGGTTTAGCATTAACAGTAATTTTTTGTTTATGCTTTTGTTTATACGTAACCGCACTTGAATCTGTATCATCTGCTGTTTTAGTAGATCCTTTTAACGCATCGTTAATCGTTGCCATTTCTCCTTTAGTTAGATCTCGCCACTGTCCCGGCTTTAAATTACCAAGCTTGACGCTCATAATACGATTACGCCTTAATTTCGTTACTTCGTAACCTAAATACTCACACATGCGACGAATTTGTCTATTGAGTCCTTGTGTTAATATAATCTTGAAAACGAATTTACTTTGAGGAGTGACGTTGCATGGATTTGTAATCGTACCCAAAATAGGTACACCTCGCGACATTCGTTCAATAAAGCGTTCACTGATTGGTTTATCTACTGTTACAATATATTCTTTATCATGAGCGTTTTCAGCGCGTAAAATCTTATTAACGATATCACCATCGCTTGTTAGGAAAATAAGCCCCTCAGATGGCTTATCTAAGCGACCAATGGGAAAGATGCGTTCTCGATGCCCGATTGCATCAATGATATTGCCTTTTACGTTACGTTCAGTTGTACAGGTAATACCTATAGGTTTGTTGTAAGCAATATAAATACGATCAGATTTATTCGAAGGCATAGCACCAACACGTTTGCCATCCACTTTAACCTCGTCACCGGGTAGCACTTTTGTACCTAATTCAGGTACAGTACCGTTGATCGTAACCCGCCCATTATCAATTAATTTATCCGCTTCGCGGCGAGAACAATACCCTGATTCACTAATATATTTATTAAGTCGCTTTCCTATTACAGTCACTGTTTTTCCATGAAATGAGTTTATCTTGAATTGTATCTCAAAACGTAAAAAACCCGTAGCTTTCGCTACGGGTTTCTCTAAATAAAAGCTTGATGATGTCCTACTCTCACATGGGAACTCCCACACTACCATCGGCGCTATTGCATTTCACTACTGAGTTCGGCATGGAGTCAGGTGGTTCTACAATGCTATTGTCATCAAGCATAATCTTTTTTCGTCTACTTTCGTAAACACAATCTCGGAATTCTGATATCTATCGTTATTCTAATTCAAGGCACAGTACGTGATGTTATCAAACATTCCTAAAACATTTAGGTGTTGTATGGTTAAGCCTCACGGGCAATTAGTATCAGTTAGCTCAAGGCCTCACAACCCTTACACACCTGACCTATCAACGTTGTAGTCTCCAACGACCCTTTAGGGAGATTAAATCTCCAGTGAGAACTCATCTCAAAGCCTGTTTCCCGCTTAGATGCTTTCAGCGGTTATCAGTTCCGAACGTAGCTACCGGGCAATGCCATTGGCATGACAACCCGAACACCAGTGGTTCGTCCACTCCGGTCCTCTCGTACTAGGAGCAGCCCTCTTCAATTCTCAAACGCCCACGGCAGATAGGGACCGAACTGTCTCACGACGTTCTAAACCCAGCTCGCGTACCACTTTAAATGGCGAACAGCCATACCCTTGGGACCGACTTCAGCCCCAGGATGTGATGAGCCGACATCGAGGTGCCAAACACCGCCGTCGATATGAACTCTTGGGCGGTATCAGCCTGTTATCCCCGGAGTACCTTTTATCCGTTGAGCGATGGCCCTTCCATACAGAACCACCGGATCACTATGACCTGCTTTCGCACCTGCTCGACGTGTCTGTCTCGCAGTTAAGCTGGCTTATGCCATTGCACTAACCGTACGATGTCCGACCGTACTTAGCCAACCTTCGTGCTCCTCCGTTACTCTTTGGGAGGAGACCGCCCCAGTCAAACTACCCACCAGACAGTGTCCCCAAGCCCGATCAGGGCCCTAGGTTAGAACATCACGCATACAAGGGTGGTATTTCAAGGTTGGCTCCACACACACTGGCGTGCATGCTTCAAAGCCTCCCACCTATCCTACACATGTAGGAGCAATGTTCACTGTCAAGCTATAGTAAAGGTTCACGGGGTCTTTCCGTCTAGCCGCGGGTATACGGCATCTTAACCGCAAATTCAATTTCACTGAGTCTCGGGTGGAGACAGTGTGGCCATGATTACGCCATTCGTGCAGGTCGGAACTTACCCGACAAGGAATTTCGCTACCTTAGGACCGTTATAGTTACGGCCGCCGTTTACCGGGGCTTCGATCATGAGCTTCGCAGAGCTAACCCAATCAATTAACCTTCCGGCACCGGGCAGGCGTCACACCGTATACGTCATCTTTCGATTTTGCACAGTGCTGTGTTTTTAATAAACAGTTCCAGCCACCTGGTTACTTCGACTGTCAACAGCTTAAAGAGCAAGTCTCATCACCGTCGACAGCGTACCTTCTCCCGAAGTTACGGTACTATTTTGCCTAGTTCCTTCACCCGAGTTCTCTCAAGCGCCTTAGTATTCTCTACCTAACCACCTGTGTCGGTTTGGGGTACGGTTCCTATATATCTGATGCTTAGAAGCTTTTCCTGGAAGTATGGCATCAACAGCTTCTACTCCGTAGAGTATCGTCTCGTGTCTCAGTCTTAAGAACCCGGATTTGCCTAAGTTCTCAACCTACTCACTTTCACATGGACTACCAACGCCATGCCTGTTTAGCCTGCTCCGTCCCTCCTTCGCAATATATAGAAGTACAGAAATATTAATCTGTTTCCCATCGACTACGCCTTTCGGCCTCGCCTTAGGGGCCGACTTACCCTGCCCTGATTAACATGGGACAGGAAACCTTGGTCTTTCGGCGTGGGAGTTTTTCACTCCCATTATCGTTACTCATGTCAGCATTCGCACTTCTGATACCTCCAGCATGCCTTACAACACACCTTCAACGGCTTACAGAACGCTCCCCTACCACTTAAATCAAAGATTTAAATCCGCAGCTTCGGTGACTAGTTTAGCCCCGTTACATCTTCCGCGCAGACCGACTCGACTAGTGAGCTATTACGCTTTCTTTAAAGGATGGCTGCTTCTAAGCCAACCTCCTAGCTGTCTATGCCTTTCCACATCGTTTCCCACTTAACTAGTACTTTGGGACCTTAGCTGGCGGTCTGGGTTGTTTCCCTCTTCACTATGGACGTTAGCACCCATAGTGTGTCTCCCGCATATCACTCATTGGTATTCGGAGTTTGCAAAGGGTTGGTAAGTCGGGATGACCCCCTAGCCTTAACAGTGCTCTACCCCCAATGGTGTTCGTGCGAGGCTCTACCTAAATAGATTTCGGGGAGAACCAGCTATCTCCCGGCTTGATTAGCCTTTCACTCCGACCCACAAGTCATCACCGCATTTTTCAACATACGTGTGTTCGGTCCTCCAGTTGATGTTACTCAACCTTCAACCTGCCCATGGGTAGATCGCCGGGTTTCGGGTCTATTCCTAGCAACTGTACGCGCAGTTAACACTCGCTTTCGCTACGGCTCCCCTAATCGGTTAACCTTGCTACTAAAAATAAGTCGCTGACCCATTATACAAAAGGTACGCAGTCACCCGAAGGCTTCCACTGCTTGTACGTATACGGTTTCAGGTTCTATTTCACTCCCCTCACAGGGGTTCTTTTCGCCTTTCCCTCACGGTACTGGTTCACTATCGGTCAGTTAGGAGTATTTAGCCTTGGAGGATGGTCCCCCCATATTCAGTCAACATTTCACGTGTGCCGACCTACTCGTTTTCACAATATGTTTGTCTTCGTGTACGGGGCTATCACCCTGTATCGCCAAGCTTTCCAGCTTGTTCCACTGACGCCCATACGCTTAAGGGCTAATTCGCGTTCGCTCGCCGCTACTAACGAAATCTCGGTTGATTTCTTTTCCTCGGGGTACTTAGATGTTTCAGTTCTCCCGGTTCGCCTCATTAACCTATGTATTCAGTTAATGATAATGTCTTATGACATTGGGTTTCCCCATTCGGAAATCTGTGTCTGTAACGTCTTTTATCGACTTAACACAGCTTATCGCAGATTAACACGTCCTTCATCGCCTCTAACTGCCAAGGCATCCACCATATACGCTTAGTCACTTAACCATACAACCCTAAATATTTTAGGTTACTCAGTGACAAAACTGAGTATCAATGTATGTCTGACATTTTCACGTACTATAAATAGCACTTGAATTAGAATGAAATAAGATAAGGAAGTCTTATTTCGGTTGTTAGCTTTATTCATTAAAGTAATGAGCGCGACACTCGTTACTTACCTAAAGCTAACGTGATATAACTAGTTGATAAAACTACTTATATCGGGATATAAATATCAGCTTTCCAGATTGTTAAAGAAATCGTAATTAACACGCATTCGGTTAAAAACTTGGTTAAAAAAACCAAATTGAAAATCACTAAAAAGTAACCTTTAATTTGGTCTCTCATTCTTTATGAAGAAGTGTCATTCAATTCAAGCTAGTCAAGGCAAGTGACACGATGTTTGCTAGTGCAAATGAGTGCTTACTTAACGAAGAATAGTGAAGAATTTGGTAGGTCTGGGCAGACTTGAACTGCCGACCTCACCCTTATCAGGGGTGCGCTCTAACCAGCTGAGCTACAGACCTATTATACGTCCCTTTACTAGGCAAAAAGTGGTGGAGCTAAGCAGGATCGAACTGCTGACCTCCTGCGTGCAAGGCAGGCGCTCTCCCAGCTGAGCTATAGCCCCTTTTAGACTTAGTCAGGGTGACTTCTTCTACGTTCGTTATCATACAATTTGTGTGAACACTCAACAATAATCTGTTTCACTTCAAGATAAGGAGGTGATCCAACCCCAGGTTCCCCTAGGGTTACCTTGTTACGACTTCACCCCAGTCATGAATCACAAAGTGGTGACCGTCCCCCCGAAGGTTAAACTAGCCACTTCTTTTGCAACCCACTCCCATGGTGTGACGGGCGGTGTGTACAAGGCCCGGGAACGTATTCACCGTAGCATTCTGATCTACGATTACTAGCGATTCCGACTTCACGGAGTCGAGTTGCAGACTCCGATCCGGACTACGATACACTTTATGGGATTCGCTCCACCTCGCGGTCTTGCTGCCCTCTGTATGTACCATTGTAGCACGTGTGTAGCCCATCCCGTAAGGGCCATGATGACTTGACGTCGTCCCCACCTTCCTCCGGTTTATCACCGGCAGTCTCCTTAGAGTTCCCGACACTACTCGCTGGCAAATAAGGATAGGGGTTGCGCTCGTTGCGGGACTTAACCCAACATTTCACAACACGAGCTGACGACAGCCATGCAGCACCTGTCTCAGAGTTCCCGAAGGCACAATTCTATCTCTAGAAAATTCTCTGGATGTCAAGGGATGGTAAGGTTCTTCGCGTTGCATC
The Thalassotalea hakodatensis genome window above contains:
- the rluF gene encoding 23S rRNA pseudouridine(2604) synthase RluF, with the protein product MTVIGKRLNKYISESGYCSRREADKLIDNGRVTINGTVPELGTKVLPGDEVKVDGKRVGAMPSNKSDRIYIAYNKPIGITCTTERNVKGNIIDAIGHRERIFPIGRLDKPSEGLIFLTSDGDIVNKILRAENAHDKEYIVTVDKPISERFIERMSRGVPILGTITNPCNVTPQSKFVFKIILTQGLNRQIRRMCEYLGYEVTKLRRNRIMSVKLGNLKPGQWRDLTKGEMATINDALKGSTKTADDTDSSAVTYKQKHKQKITVNAKPKKKSTLSLETKKER